From a single Silene latifolia isolate original U9 population chromosome 6, ASM4854445v1, whole genome shotgun sequence genomic region:
- the LOC141587722 gene encoding uncharacterized protein LOC141587722 gives MEILQEWILEVGGGLAGGPNDGVANIELPEDILIQPGLDPIATIVESTYLSLKHHLGDPWYFTERVVLAPTHDVVEVVNDYVLDQIQKEEKVYLSSDEISKEKTNCGVRELYSTEFLNSIRCSGLPNHSLKLKVGAIVMLLRNIDQANGLCNGTRMEVNHLGNRVISATVILGSHVGSKVYSPDHVDTFRHYNVPS, from the exons ATGGAGATATTGCAAG AGTGGATTCTCGAAGTCGGTGGTGGTTTAGCTGGTGGCCCAAATGATGGTGTAGCTAACATTGAATTACCCGAGGATATACTAATACAGCCTGGATTAGATCCAATAGCTACCATTGTAGAGAGCACATACCTATCTTTAAAACATCACCTAGGCGACCCTTGGTACTTCACTGAAAGAGTTGTACTAGCACCTACTCATGATGTCGTCGAAGTGGTAAACGATTATGTCTTGGATCAAATTCAAAAGGAGGAGAAAGTTTACTTAAGCTCTGATGAAATCAGCAAGGAAAAGACCAATTGTGGGGTTCGGGAACTTTACTCTACTGAGtttctcaactctatcagatgTTCTGGTTTACCTAATCACAGCTTAAAACTGAAAGTTGGAGCTATAGTCATGCTTCTTAGAAACATCGACCAAGCAAATGGATTGTGCAATGGCACCCGAATGGAGGTAAATCATCTAGGAAATCGAGTAATAAGTGCAACTGTTATTTTAGGAAGTCATGTTGGTAGCAAAGTCTATTCCCCGGATCACGTTGACACCTTCCGACACTACAATGTTCCCAGTTAA